The proteins below are encoded in one region of Oncorhynchus masou masou isolate Uvic2021 chromosome 15, UVic_Omas_1.1, whole genome shotgun sequence:
- the LOC135555671 gene encoding axin-1-like isoform X1, producing the protein MDAVNMSVGDKVGGCLVDLGGSFTEDAPRPPVPGEEGELVSSDGRPYSHGFYSFKSESLKNEASTATPRRPDLDLGYEPEGSASPTPPYLKWAESLHSLLDDQDGIHLFRTFLKQEECADMLDFWFACTGFRKLEANEGQGEEKKLKLAKAIYKKYILDNNGIVSRQIKPATKSFIKDCVMRLHIDPAMFDQAQTEIQTMMEENTYPLFLKSDIYLEYTRTGGESPKLYSDQSSVSGGGKVLPGYLPTLNEDEEWRCDHELEEQQESDPSNRLTQKLLQETASQRVTSTKRFQDSHEYRRVPWREPVNPYYVNSGYAMAPATSANDSEQQSMSSASDVDTLSLTDSSVDGVPPYKYRKQHRREMHESAKANGHVPLPHIPRTNRIPKDIHVEPEKFAADLISRLEGVLREREAKEKLEERLKRVRLEEEGEDADISTSTSFFSHRLPPGAHPQHYNNPRYSDIGYNGLALRPDAHEENPESILDDHVQRVMKTPGCQSPGTGRHSPKSRSPDGFPAGGKVPGPGMPLPTGPGKHPARLGPKGEAASHQYHHKHVHHIHHPAGGKPKEQVEADAATRVNGNFHWGMEQHNYGSKSRNYADGMGPSPMDPMGYSSKGSTLSKRPFKKAEEVRTFEVPVPPEDVERNQKILQWMMEGEAVRNKKSPYGSTTGSKKTPSSHEVSRPSSVERPGAVHPWVSAQLRNSVQPSHPFIQDPTMPPNPAPNPLTQLEEARRRLEEEKKKTGTLQTKQRYVMEVIQRGRAAARPALFPPLGVVPAVSDTELSEYVQSGFTPVALNTHPISHSSTQTPIPLVTAAPKPPSHWSQQHPTSPPPMSITSSIQTRLLCICTAKQRPVCMTRLHRD; encoded by the exons ATGGACGCTGTGAACATGAGCGTGGGCGACAAGGTGGGGGGTTGCCTGGTGGATCTGGGGGGCAGCTTCACTGAGGATGCCCCCAGACCCCCGGTccctggagaggagggagagctggTGTCCAGCGATGGACGGCCCTACAGCCACGGTTTCTATTCCTTCAAGAGCGAGAGCCTCAAGAACGAGGCCTCCACGGCCACGCCCAGGCGACCTGACCTGGACCTGGGCTATGAGCCGGAGGGCAGTGCCTCCCCCACGCCGCCCTACCTTAAGTGGGCAGAGTCCCTGCACTCTCTCCTGGACGACCAGGATGGTATCCACCTGTTCAGGACGTTCCTCAAGCAGGAGGAATGTGCCGACATGTTGGACTTCTGGTTCGCCTGCACTGGCTTCCGGAAGCTCGAGGCCAACGAGGGCCAGGGCGAGGAGAAGAAGCTGAAACTGGCGAAAGCCATTTATAAAAAGTACATCCTGGACAACAATGGAATAGTCTCGAGACAGATCAAACCGGCCACCAAGAGCTTCATCAAGGACTGTGTGATGAGGCTGCACATTGACCCGGCCATGTTTGACCAGGCTCAGACTGAGATTCAGACTATGATGGAGGAGAACACCTACCCTCTGTTCCTCAAGTCAGATATCTACTTGGAATACACCAGGACTGGGGGGGAGAGTCCTAAGCTCTACAGCGACCAGAGCTCTGTCTCTGGGGGTGGGAAGGTTTTACCAGGGTATTTGCCCACGCTGAACGAGGACGAGGAGTGGAGATGTGACCATGAGTTGGAGGAGCAGCAGGAGAGTGATCCCAGCAACCGGCTCACTCAGAAGCTGCTTCAGGAGACCGCTTCCCAACGCGTCACCAGCACCAAGAGATTCCAGGACAGTCACGAGTACAG ACGCGTGCCGTGGCGGGAGCCTGTCAACCCGTACTATGTCAACTCGGGCTACGCCATGGCCCCTGCCACCAGCGCCAACGACAGCGAGCAGCAGAGCATGTCCAGTGCCAGCGACGTAGACACACTCTCCctgacagacagcagtgt AGATGGGGTTCCACCATACAAATATCGTAAACAGCATCGACGAGAGATGCATGAAAGTGCCAAAGCAAATGGGCATGTGCCACTACCTCATATTCCT CGCACAAACCGGATACCAAAGGACATTCACGTGGAGCCGGAGAAGTTTGCGGCGGATCTGATCAGCCGGCTGGAGGGAgtgctgagggagagggaggccaAGGAGAAACTGGAGGAGCGGCTGAAGAGAGTCCGATTG gaggaagagggtgaggaTGCCGACATCTCCACATCCACCTCGTTCTTCAGTCACAGACTGCCCCCTGGTGCCCACCCACAGCACTACAACAACCCCCGCTACTCTGACATCGGCTACAATGGCCTGGCGCTGCGGCCTGACGCCCACGAGGAGAACCCCGAGAGCATCCTGGACGACCACGTCCAGCGAGTCATGAAGACCCCCGGCTGCCAGTCCCCGGGCACCGGCCGCCACTCCCCCAAGTCCCGCTCACCCGACGGCTTCCCTGCAGGTGGCAAGGTGCCCGGACCTGGGATGCCACTGCCCACAGGCCCAGGCAAACACCCAGCTCGGCTGGGGCCCAAAGGGGAGGCTGCCAGCCACCAATACCACCACAAACACGTGCACCACATCCACCACCCAGCCGGAGGGAAGCCCAAAGAGCAGGTGGAGGCTGACGCAGCCACGAGGGTCAATGGTAACTTCCACTGGGGGATGGAGCAGCACAACTATGGGTCCAAGTCTCGCAACTATGCTGACGGCATGGGCCCCAGCCCGATGGATCCtatgggctacag TAGCAAAGGTAGCACGCTATCGAAGCGGCCGTTTAAGAAAGCTGAGGAGGTGCGGACCTTTGAGGTGCCCGTGCCTCCGGAGGACGTGGAGAGGAACCAGAAGATCCTCCAgtggatgatggagggagaggcggTCCGTAACAAGAAGAGCCCCTACGG GAGCACCACAGGGTCCAAGAAGACCCCGTCGAGCCACGAGGTGTCGcggcccagctctgtggagcgtCCCGGGGCAGTGCATCCGTGGGTCAGCGCCCAGCTGCGGAACAGTGTGCAGCCCTCACACCCCTTCATCCAGGACCCCACCATGCCCCCCAACCCGGCCCCCAATCCCCTCACCCAGCTGGAGGAGGCtaggaggagactggaggaggagaagaagaagacggGGACCTTACAGACCAAACAGAG GTATGTGATGGAAGTGATCCAGCGGGGGCGCGCTGCCGCCAGGCCCGCCCTGTTCCCACCGCTCGGCGTGGTGCCTGCCGTCTCTGACACGGAGCTGTCCGAGTACGTCCAGTCTGGTTTTACCCCAGTAGCCCTTAACACCCACCCCATTAGTCACAGCAGCACCCAAACCCCCATCCCATTGGTCACAGCAGCACCCAAACCCCCATCTCATTGGTCACAGCAGCACCCCACCTCACCACCTCCCATGTCTATCACCAGCAGCATCCAGACCCGACTGCTCTGTATCTGCACAGCCAAACAGAGGCCTGTCTGTATGACTAGACTCCATAGAGATTAA